One Halosegnis longus DNA window includes the following coding sequences:
- a CDS encoding alpha/beta fold hydrolase encodes MQTRRRLLQTAGVTSALLLAGCSSDEPTMTTTETDTSTDTPTATETATPTPAGPTDAALRDRTRAYVELLVDGEYTVAIEEYEYTDAVTEQLDAATLESIWTTQTDGLGEYVDVATVESASQQEFLITDAVVRFTGGRVVVRLVYDDAGRIAGIQFPGAGTYSPPAYADDAAFTAESLALDAGDGCTLPAELTLPTGEESVPGVVLVHGSGPLDMDSTIGPNKPFRDLATGLASNGVAVLRYGKRTSACDVDPAALSLDATVTDDALTAAATLRAQERVSRTAVVGHSLGGMLVPRLLARDESLAAGAMLAAPARPLVELIPEQMEYLLSLDGDLSADDEQRLATVEETIARIRNGNLDAGERPFGLGGSAYWQDLQAYDQVATAGDLDRPLYFLQGERDYQVSLERDFGRWQETTPGRFDAYPSLNHLFMAGEGQSTPNEYFRPSNVAAGVVADLADWTVNETTGY; translated from the coding sequence ATGCAGACGCGCCGTAGACTCCTCCAGACGGCCGGCGTCACGTCCGCCCTCCTGCTTGCTGGCTGTAGCAGCGACGAGCCGACGATGACGACGACTGAGACCGACACGTCGACGGACACGCCAACCGCCACGGAGACAGCGACTCCGACGCCTGCGGGACCGACCGACGCCGCCCTACGCGACCGCACCCGCGCGTACGTCGAACTACTCGTCGACGGCGAGTACACGGTCGCAATCGAGGAGTACGAGTACACCGACGCAGTCACGGAGCAGCTGGACGCCGCGACGCTCGAATCTATCTGGACGACACAGACCGACGGGCTCGGCGAGTACGTCGACGTCGCGACCGTCGAGTCGGCCTCCCAACAGGAGTTTCTCATCACCGACGCGGTGGTCAGATTCACCGGCGGTCGGGTGGTCGTCCGGCTGGTCTACGACGACGCCGGCCGCATCGCCGGCATCCAGTTCCCGGGCGCGGGGACGTACAGTCCGCCGGCGTACGCCGACGACGCGGCCTTCACCGCGGAGTCGCTTGCGCTCGATGCTGGCGACGGCTGTACCCTGCCGGCCGAACTCACCCTCCCGACGGGCGAGGAGTCGGTTCCGGGCGTCGTCCTCGTCCACGGGAGCGGTCCCCTCGACATGGACTCGACAATCGGGCCGAACAAGCCGTTTCGCGATCTCGCGACCGGGCTGGCGAGCAACGGGGTCGCCGTCCTCCGGTACGGGAAGCGGACGAGCGCCTGCGACGTGGACCCGGCCGCGCTCTCGCTCGACGCGACCGTCACCGACGACGCGCTCACGGCCGCAGCAACCCTGCGCGCACAGGAGCGCGTCTCCCGGACGGCCGTCGTCGGTCACAGCCTCGGCGGAATGCTCGTTCCCCGGCTGCTGGCGCGCGATGAGTCGCTCGCCGCCGGCGCGATGCTCGCCGCACCAGCCCGCCCGCTGGTGGAACTCATCCCCGAACAGATGGAGTATCTCCTCTCGCTGGACGGTGACCTCTCTGCCGACGACGAACAGCGACTCGCGACGGTCGAGGAGACGATCGCCCGGATACGCAACGGGAATCTCGACGCCGGCGAGCGACCGTTCGGACTCGGTGGTTCGGCCTACTGGCAGGACCTGCAGGCGTACGACCAGGTCGCGACCGCCGGCGATCTCGACCGACCCCTGTACTTCCTGCAGGGCGAACGCGACTATCAGGTGAGCCTCGAGCGCGACTTCGGACGCTGGCAGGAGACGACGCCGGGCCGGTTCGACGCATACCCGTCGCTCAATCACCTGTTCATGGCCGGCGAGGGGCAGTCGACGCCGAACGAGTATTTTCGCCCGAGCAACGTCGCCGCGGGCGTCGTCGCCGACCTCGCCGACTGGACCGTGAACGAGACGACCGGCTACTGA
- a CDS encoding cobalamin-independent methionine synthase II family protein, with translation MADDSGQIPTTHIGSLPRPPELLDLLKRRQDGEQVDDEEWTETVREATETVVQRQADAGIDIANGGEQPRVSFNWYVKNRLSGIEGTETTALWADLQDYPEYADETFKTDVLDLSEHPVVTGPLEYTGREEAEAELAVFEDALDATGATFDDTFVTSASPSVVTATHVDEYYDDYEAYLFAAADAMQTEYELLADAGYTLQIDAPELLTVGQTDAYADASLEEIKQASRLHVEALNDALENVPAEQVRLHTCWGSYEGPGHRDTDLAEMLPILYEADITGLSVEQANHRHQHEYRAFAEHPVPDGWTLIPGVVDVKTNIIDHPETIADRLERVADAVDDDTPLVAAPDCGFGTQAGLGMVSPEIAWAKLEALDEGAAIASDRLA, from the coding sequence ATGGCAGACGACTCCGGACAGATTCCGACGACACACATCGGTAGCCTCCCGCGCCCCCCGGAACTGCTCGACCTCCTGAAACGGCGACAGGACGGCGAGCAGGTAGACGACGAAGAGTGGACCGAGACGGTGCGCGAGGCGACCGAGACGGTCGTCCAGCGGCAGGCCGACGCCGGCATTGACATCGCCAACGGCGGGGAACAGCCCCGCGTCTCGTTCAACTGGTACGTCAAAAACCGGCTCAGCGGTATCGAAGGGACCGAGACCACGGCGCTGTGGGCCGACCTGCAGGACTACCCCGAATACGCCGACGAGACGTTCAAGACCGACGTGCTCGACCTCTCGGAGCATCCGGTCGTCACCGGGCCGCTCGAGTACACCGGTCGCGAAGAGGCCGAGGCCGAACTCGCCGTCTTCGAGGACGCGCTCGACGCGACCGGCGCGACGTTCGACGACACCTTCGTCACGAGCGCCTCGCCCAGCGTCGTCACCGCCACCCACGTGGACGAGTACTACGACGACTACGAGGCGTATCTGTTCGCCGCCGCCGACGCGATGCAGACGGAGTACGAACTGCTCGCCGACGCCGGTTACACCCTCCAGATTGACGCGCCCGAACTGCTCACCGTCGGACAGACCGACGCCTACGCCGACGCCTCGCTCGAGGAAATCAAGCAGGCCAGCCGGCTCCACGTCGAGGCGCTCAACGACGCGCTGGAGAACGTCCCCGCCGAACAGGTGCGGCTCCACACCTGCTGGGGGAGCTACGAGGGACCGGGCCACCGCGACACCGACCTCGCGGAGATGCTCCCGATCCTGTACGAGGCCGACATCACGGGTCTCAGCGTCGAGCAGGCGAACCACCGCCACCAACACGAGTACCGCGCCTTCGCGGAACACCCCGTCCCCGACGGCTGGACGCTGATTCCGGGCGTGGTCGACGTGAAGACCAACATCATCGACCACCCCGAGACCATCGCCGACCGGCTCGAACGGGTCGCCGACGCCGTCGACGACGACACGCCGCTCGTCGCCGCACCGGACTGCGGCTTCGGCACGCAGGCCGGACTCGGCATGGTCAGCCCCGAAATCGCGTGGGCGAAACTGGAGGCGCTCGACGAGGGGGCCGCCATCGCGAGCGACCGCCTCGCGTGA
- a CDS encoding OFA family MFS transporter: MSSSGVDPAARAREELGYSRWWLIVAAAGAMGVISPYQYVWSSIEGPLATDFGVEPAVLAPIFTVFVILQAGSQFPVGWWRDRHGPRRITTLAALLAGGGYVGLAYATAVWQLYLFYALGAVGVGIVYTVSVNTALKWFPDRRGLTTGVGTMAFAGGSALFVPYVRANETVGAYSEVLRNMGILIGLLVLVAALVIRDPPTEWQTQDEDDDTTTTHPHQFTWRETLRTWQFWVMYAMFIAVSGAGLMVTAQVVSFAEATNLADRIRILGASLDTATLSATVLPIAAGVGRLVMGEFSDRFERRRMMAASFLLCGVGVAGLVYAASAGAPALFVGSVVLAVFFWSPQYTLFPSIVGEYYGLAHSSSNYALLYSGKMWGGVFGGAVVAWLVTRTGWYTAFGLGGALALAAGLAALLLRPPTAPTE, from the coding sequence ATGAGTTCGAGCGGAGTCGACCCGGCAGCGCGTGCACGCGAGGAGTTGGGCTACTCGCGGTGGTGGCTCATCGTCGCCGCGGCGGGCGCGATGGGCGTCATCAGCCCGTACCAGTACGTCTGGTCCTCGATTGAGGGGCCGCTCGCGACGGACTTCGGCGTCGAGCCGGCCGTCCTCGCGCCCATCTTCACCGTCTTCGTCATCCTGCAGGCCGGCTCGCAGTTCCCGGTCGGCTGGTGGCGCGACCGCCACGGCCCACGGCGGATTACCACCCTCGCCGCCCTGCTTGCTGGCGGTGGCTACGTGGGGTTGGCGTACGCGACGGCCGTCTGGCAGCTGTATCTCTTCTACGCGCTCGGGGCCGTCGGCGTCGGCATCGTCTACACCGTCTCGGTCAACACGGCGCTGAAGTGGTTTCCCGACCGGCGGGGGCTGACGACCGGCGTCGGAACGATGGCGTTTGCCGGCGGCTCGGCGCTGTTCGTCCCGTACGTCCGCGCGAACGAGACCGTCGGGGCCTACAGCGAGGTGCTCCGCAACATGGGCATCCTCATCGGACTGCTCGTGTTGGTGGCCGCGTTGGTCATCCGCGACCCCCCGACCGAGTGGCAGACCCAAGACGAGGACGACGACACGACGACCACCCACCCTCACCAGTTCACGTGGCGCGAAACCCTCCGAACGTGGCAGTTCTGGGTGATGTACGCGATGTTCATCGCCGTGAGCGGGGCCGGCCTGATGGTGACCGCACAGGTGGTCTCCTTCGCCGAGGCGACGAACCTGGCCGACCGCATCCGGATTCTCGGCGCGAGTCTCGACACCGCGACCCTGTCGGCGACCGTGCTCCCCATCGCCGCGGGCGTCGGCCGACTCGTCATGGGTGAGTTCTCCGACCGGTTCGAGCGCCGGCGGATGATGGCCGCCTCCTTCCTCCTGTGTGGGGTCGGCGTCGCCGGACTGGTGTACGCCGCGAGCGCCGGCGCGCCCGCGCTGTTCGTCGGGAGCGTCGTTCTCGCGGTGTTCTTCTGGAGTCCCCAGTACACCCTGTTTCCGAGCATCGTCGGCGAGTACTACGGACTGGCCCACTCCTCCTCGAACTACGCGCTCCTCTACTCGGGGAAGATGTGGGGCGGCGTCTTCGGCGGTGCCGTCGTCGCGTGGCTCGTCACCCGGACCGGCTGGTACACCGCGTTCGGACTCGGCGGAGCGCTCGCGCTGGCCGCCGGACTCGCCGCGCTGCTGCTCCGACCGCCGACCGCCCCGACCGAGTAG
- a CDS encoding amidase, translated as MTDPTPFIDEAAETFDVTLSDAERDTYAEEFEATQGLLASLAPTDFESEPATEVREGDDEYNAFRYRCSLSGDGGPLDGLAIAVKDNIAVAGVPMTCGSAAVAFEPTYHASVTERLLDAGADLTGTTNMDEFAYFTTSETCAHGPVGNPAVEGGVPGGSSSGSGAAVAAGLVDAALGTDTGGSIRIPASYCGVVGLKPTFRTVPRFGFADLASSLDHVGPLAPDVATAARVLDAINGPDVRDPSTQGVATPTASDGLDEDPAGLSVGLVTEAQTNADDAVAAAIESAAADLRDAGVTVEEVSLSGFHTQPLVNSAVTATEFTTLAADAGQDHGVGTGYSEQWRETLADLDTDALGENVRSRLVLGRALTRADEGRGYVAAQNVRQQFTRLVETRLDEYDALLLSTTPNTAPDYGEVTDDGALLRTIAHTSPFNCTGHPALSVPVDSSDAPVGCQFVTSWYDEATAVTLGAALE; from the coding sequence GTGACCGACCCGACGCCGTTCATCGACGAGGCGGCCGAGACGTTCGACGTGACGCTCTCCGACGCCGAGCGTGACACGTACGCCGAGGAGTTCGAGGCGACACAGGGATTGCTCGCCAGCCTCGCGCCCACCGACTTCGAATCCGAGCCGGCGACCGAGGTGCGCGAGGGCGACGACGAGTACAACGCCTTCCGCTACCGGTGTTCGCTCTCGGGCGATGGGGGCCCCCTCGACGGGCTTGCAATCGCGGTCAAGGACAACATCGCCGTCGCGGGCGTCCCGATGACCTGCGGCTCCGCTGCGGTTGCGTTCGAGCCGACGTACCACGCCAGCGTCACCGAGCGACTGCTCGACGCCGGGGCCGACCTCACCGGGACGACCAACATGGACGAGTTCGCCTACTTCACGACGAGCGAGACCTGCGCACACGGGCCGGTCGGCAACCCCGCCGTCGAGGGTGGAGTTCCCGGTGGCTCCTCCTCGGGGTCGGGTGCGGCCGTCGCCGCCGGCTTAGTCGACGCCGCGCTCGGCACCGACACCGGCGGCTCGATTCGGATCCCCGCCTCCTACTGCGGTGTCGTCGGGCTGAAGCCGACCTTCCGGACGGTGCCGCGATTCGGCTTCGCCGACCTCGCGAGCTCGCTCGACCACGTCGGCCCGCTCGCGCCGGACGTGGCGACCGCCGCGAGGGTGCTCGATGCGATCAACGGCCCCGACGTGCGCGACCCCTCGACACAGGGGGTGGCGACCCCGACCGCGAGCGACGGGCTCGACGAAGACCCCGCCGGACTCTCCGTCGGTCTCGTCACGGAGGCACAGACGAACGCCGACGACGCCGTCGCCGCGGCCATCGAGTCGGCCGCCGCCGACCTCCGAGACGCCGGCGTCACCGTCGAGGAGGTGTCGCTGTCCGGCTTCCACACGCAGCCGCTGGTGAACTCGGCCGTGACGGCGACGGAGTTCACGACGCTCGCTGCCGACGCCGGCCAGGACCACGGCGTCGGGACCGGCTACAGCGAGCAGTGGCGCGAGACGCTCGCCGACCTCGACACCGACGCGCTCGGCGAGAACGTCCGGTCGCGGCTGGTGCTCGGGCGCGCGCTCACGCGAGCCGACGAGGGGCGCGGCTACGTCGCCGCCCAGAACGTCCGCCAGCAGTTCACCCGACTGGTGGAGACGCGACTCGACGAGTACGACGCTCTCCTCCTCTCGACGACCCCAAACACCGCGCCCGACTACGGCGAGGTGACGGACGACGGGGCGCTGTTGCGCACGATTGCCCACACCAGCCCGTTCAACTGCACCGGCCACCCGGCGCTGTCGGTGCCCGTCGATTCGTCCGACGCACCCGTCGGCTGTCAGTTCGTGACGAGTTGGTACGACGAGGCGACGGCCGTCACGCTCGGCGCCGCACTGGAGTGA
- a CDS encoding SRPBCC family protein: MLSVSETVDIDAPLSDVFAYMDDPHNQAEITPSLSDVRNVEDRGDEGKRLDYTYTMAGVSLDGTLETTTYEPESRVVFDMVEGPLSGELTWEFAATDDGTRVTYSAAYELPSSVLEAVVRPFAERYNERELETTLQNLKTRFESE, translated from the coding sequence ATGCTCTCCGTCAGTGAAACCGTCGACATCGACGCCCCGCTCTCGGACGTGTTCGCGTACATGGACGACCCGCACAACCAGGCCGAAATCACGCCGTCGCTGTCGGACGTACGCAACGTCGAGGACCGCGGCGACGAGGGGAAGCGGCTCGACTACACGTACACGATGGCCGGCGTCTCGCTGGACGGCACGCTGGAGACGACGACCTACGAGCCGGAGTCCCGCGTCGTGTTCGACATGGTCGAAGGGCCGCTGTCGGGCGAACTGACGTGGGAGTTCGCGGCGACCGACGACGGGACGCGTGTCACCTACAGCGCCGCCTACGAACTGCCCTCGTCGGTGCTCGAAGCCGTCGTCCGGCCCTTCGCAGAGCGCTACAACGAGCGCGAACTGGAGACGACGCTCCAGAACCTGAAAACGCGGTTCGAGTCGGAGTAG
- a CDS encoding pyridoxamine 5'-phosphate oxidase family protein, protein MSDHETRAAAMDDAAVDAFLREQGTGVLSLADGNEAYAVPVSFGYEAGRALFGFYTFGEASKKQQFAEHTDRACLTVYDVDEQTDWKSVLAFGPLTELGQESWGDIGELISDNAWTPDLSGVGTRRLSITGYELDIEEATGLQGDSA, encoded by the coding sequence ATGAGCGACCACGAGACGCGCGCAGCGGCGATGGACGACGCGGCGGTCGACGCCTTCCTCCGCGAGCAGGGGACCGGCGTCCTATCGCTCGCGGACGGTAACGAGGCGTACGCCGTCCCCGTCTCCTTCGGCTACGAGGCCGGCCGCGCACTCTTCGGTTTTTACACCTTTGGCGAGGCGAGCAAGAAACAGCAGTTCGCCGAACACACCGACCGGGCCTGTCTCACCGTCTACGACGTGGACGAACAGACCGACTGGAAGAGCGTGCTCGCCTTCGGCCCGCTCACCGAACTCGGCCAGGAGTCGTGGGGCGACATCGGCGAACTCATCAGCGACAACGCGTGGACGCCCGACCTCTCGGGAGTGGGTACCCGTCGGCTGTCGATTACGGGGTACGAACTCGACATCGAGGAGGCCACCGGCCTGCAGGGAGATTCCGCGTGA
- a CDS encoding PQQ-dependent sugar dehydrogenase: MDERTRRELLAGGLTVGLAGLAGCSSSGGDSGAGTPRATDTPTATPTAPTYDTSLTHDATAWSGYDPEWSAPTTNPEGEYTIEVLVENLDVPWDLSFVGDRLFITERTGRVRMYDSGTVSDIAAPRDAIDAGSVEPGSDDSSWFVKGGEGGTMGVAAHPNYPEPPLVYVYYTAQTGDGIENRLASLDASADDPAAHSEVLLTTPAANIHNGGRIGFGPANYLWVTTGDAGQKSLAADPASLAGKILRVTPDGEPAPDNPGFDAPEVYTMGHRNPQGIDWLPDATPIIDEHGPGPDEVNRLVAGEDYGWPEARRPESYADTDYHRPLASGAVPRTVWAPSGATFHDGDGPLAGRYLVGALAGQQLVAFTLTREGETPPLGETGVRYDADWLDDAYTATSHTLLTDELGRIRHVETGPDGALYAITSNRDGRAGEGFPRERDDVLVRITAA, translated from the coding sequence ATGGACGAGCGCACGCGGCGTGAACTGCTTGCCGGCGGGCTGACCGTCGGACTCGCGGGACTCGCTGGCTGTTCGAGCAGCGGCGGCGACAGCGGGGCCGGAACCCCGAGAGCGACCGACACGCCGACCGCCACCCCCACCGCGCCGACGTACGACACCTCCCTCACGCACGACGCGACCGCGTGGTCGGGCTACGACCCCGAGTGGAGTGCTCCGACGACGAATCCCGAAGGCGAGTACACCATCGAGGTGTTAGTCGAGAATCTCGACGTGCCGTGGGACCTCTCGTTCGTCGGTGACCGGCTGTTCATCACCGAGCGGACGGGGCGGGTCCGGATGTACGACTCCGGAACCGTCTCGGATATCGCCGCCCCGCGGGACGCTATCGACGCCGGCTCGGTCGAGCCGGGCAGCGACGACTCCTCGTGGTTCGTGAAAGGCGGCGAAGGCGGGACGATGGGCGTCGCCGCCCACCCGAACTACCCGGAGCCGCCGCTGGTGTACGTCTACTACACCGCCCAGACGGGCGACGGCATCGAGAACCGGCTCGCGTCTCTCGACGCCAGCGCGGACGACCCCGCGGCACACAGCGAGGTGCTCCTCACGACGCCGGCCGCGAACATCCACAACGGCGGCCGCATCGGCTTCGGCCCGGCGAACTACCTGTGGGTGACGACCGGCGACGCGGGCCAGAAATCTCTCGCCGCCGACCCCGCCTCCCTCGCGGGGAAGATTCTCCGCGTCACGCCGGACGGTGAGCCGGCACCCGACAACCCCGGCTTCGACGCGCCGGAGGTGTACACGATGGGCCACCGGAACCCGCAGGGCATCGACTGGCTCCCGGACGCGACGCCGATCATCGACGAGCACGGCCCCGGTCCCGACGAGGTGAACCGCCTCGTCGCCGGGGAGGATTACGGTTGGCCGGAAGCTCGCCGCCCCGAGAGCTACGCCGACACCGACTACCACCGGCCGCTGGCGAGCGGTGCGGTCCCGCGGACGGTGTGGGCACCGTCGGGCGCGACGTTCCACGACGGCGACGGTCCGCTCGCGGGGCGGTATCTGGTCGGCGCGCTCGCGGGCCAACAGCTCGTCGCGTTCACGCTCACGCGTGAGGGTGAGACGCCGCCGCTCGGGGAGACGGGCGTGCGCTACGACGCCGACTGGCTCGACGACGCGTACACGGCCACGAGCCACACGCTCCTGACGGACGAACTCGGGCGGATTCGCCACGTCGAAACCGGGCCGGACGGCGCGCTCTACGCGATTACCTCGAACCGTGACGGCCGGGCAGGCGAGGGGTTCCCGCGCGAGCGGGACGACGTGCTCGTCCGCATCACGGCAGCTTAA